In Drosophila santomea strain STO CAGO 1482 chromosome 2L, Prin_Dsan_1.1, whole genome shotgun sequence, a single window of DNA contains:
- the LOC120458036 gene encoding actin-related protein 2/3 complex subunit 1A-B encodes MAETYTFGTSLASITCHAWNKDRTQIALSPNNHEIHIYSREGSDWKLADVLNQHDLRVMGIDWAKNTNRIVSCAADRNAYVWTQGDDGKWKPALVLLRINRAATCVKWSPAENKFAVGSGARLISVCYFESENDWWVSKHIKKPIRSTVTSLDWHPNNVLLLAGSTDYKVRVFSAFIKDIEEPPTPTPWGNRKPLGQLMAEFRNSQTSGGGWINSVSFSSDGNKVCWVGHDSCVSIADATNGNTVIRCRTGYLPFLSCEWVSPTSVVVAGYSCVPLLYSLTADGKLVLSGKLDKSQKRESSGITAMRIFQSMDRNMRTENTDTVVDSIHQNAITSVRLYAGDKASASKVSTSGVDGQLVIWNVEQGGINGGMRNLQI; translated from the exons ATGGCCGAGACGTACACCTTTGGCACCTCGCTGGCCTCCATCACCTGCCACGCATGGAACAAGGATCGAACCC AGATTGCCTTATCGCCCAACAACCATGAGATCCACATATACAGCCGAGAGGGCAGCGACTGGAAGCTTGCGGACGTGCTCAACCAGCATGATCTGCGCGTAATGGGCATCGACTGGGCCAAGAACACCAATCGGATTGTGAGCTGTGCCGCCGACCGGAATGCCTATGTTTGGACGCAGGGCGACGATGGCAAGTGGAAGCCGGCGCTGGTGCTGCTGCGCATCAACCGTGCAGCTACCTGCGTCAAGTGGTCACCGGCGGAGAACAAGTTCGCTGTAGGATCGGGCGCCCGGCTCATTTCCGTGTGCTATTTCGAGTCGGAGAACGACTGGTGGGTGTCGAAGCACATCAAGAAGCCGATCCGCTCCACGGTGACTTCGCTGGACTGGCATCCGAACAACGTTCTGCTGCTGGCCGGCTCGACGGACTACAAGGTGCGCGTTTTCTCGGCCTTCATAAAGGATATCGAGGAGCCTCCCACGCCGACGCCGTGGGGCAACCGCAAGCCCCTTGGCCAGCTGATGGCCGAGTTCCGCAACTCGCAGACCTCTGGTGGTGGGTGGATCAACAGCGTGAGCTTCTCCAGCGACGGTAACAAGGTCTGCTGGGTGGGCCACGACAGCTGTGTGAGCATCGCTGACGCAACCAACGGCAACACGGTGATCCGCTGCCGCACCGGCTATCTGCCCTTCCTGTCCTGCGAATGGGTCTCGCCCACGTCCGTCGTGGTGGCCGGCTATAGCTGCGTGCCACTGCTTTACAGTCTGACTGCCGACGGCAAGCTGGTGCTGAGCGGCAAGCTTGACAAGTCGCAGAAGAGGGAGTCGAGCGGCATCACCGCCATGCGAATCTTCCAATCGATGGACCGCAACATGCGCACGGAGAACACGGACACGGTGGTCGATTCCATTCACCAGAACGCCATCACCAGCGTGCGACTGTACGCCGGCGACAAGGCCAGCGCCAGCAAGGTATCCACCTCGGGCGTCGACGGCCAACTGGTCATCTGGAACGTGGAGCAGGGCGGCATCAATGGCGGCATGCGCAACCTGCAGATCTAG
- the LOC120458032 gene encoding DNA polymerase subunit gamma-1, mitochondrial, with protein sequence MQLHLIRNYASRVSRDHYASSSVKIYRRVKPPQKVNKPKKPENVKDGQTEYAENLVKVQMISRNLHAQLFPQSPRSISEQQVSSAQAYKEELRRHGVDIESSAPVSDVQLKLPPLRGANIEEHFHNIAKEQVQPYEELLLPLVQCEKLPKRPKRWAFFAGWTAYDPVDGTATPVDHPLEKGLVFDVEVCVSEGQAPVLATAVSTKRWYSWVSSKLTKHRLSVEKLEPLDVDTDSERPHYTPDELIPLGTSGPGLVVGHNVSYDRARLKEQYLIEDTGTRFVDTMSLHMCVSGVTSYQRAMLKSKKEPAAEDLGWLEQSSLNSLVEVHRLYCGGDALSKEPRNIFVEGTLEQVRQSFQSLTNYCASDVEATHRILRVLYPLYADRFPHPASLAGMLEMGSAYLPVNSNWERYIREAQLTYEDLSIEAKYHLGRRAEEACSLLLHDQYRQNLWLWDEDWSVQELKLKQLPKRKPLPTVEHKSAGKTPEERRLQAKFQHLYDQQALLPARRPLLPGYPLWYRKLCRKPPTKGADEILEDDEEPWFPGASEISTGMQIAPKLLSLCWEGYPLHYEREQGWGFLVPFRSDSEGVDRLPMDQLLARCPVPEFARQSASKAESDLAFDMLPGQVEQHLGKREHHKKLSQKQQRLETQYQGSGVWCNKVLDDCCFFLKLPHKNGPSFRVGNPLSKDFLNKFSENVLSSGDPSCTAAARVIDIARMMSYWRNNRDRILGQMVVWLNPQQLPNELTGENAQPIAYGAICPQVVACGTLTRRAMEPTWMTASNSRPDRLGSELRSMVQAPPGYRLVGADVDSQELWIASVLGDAYACGEHGATPLGWMTLSGSKSNGSDMHSITAKAVGISRDHAKVINYARIYGAGQLFAETLLRQFNPTISASEAKAKAMKMFSITKGKRVYRLREEFHDELEDRAYSSYEASRLAIQRNRTLAEVFHRPNWQGGTESAMFNRLEEIATGSEPRTPFLGGRLSRALEADGGPEQEQRFLPTRINWVVQSGAVDFLHLMLVSMRWLMGSHVRFCLSFHDELRYLVKEELSPKAALAMHITNLMTRSFCVSRIGLKDLPMSVAFFSSVEVDTVLRKECTMDCKTPSNPHGLRIGYGVQPGQSLSVAEAIEKAGGNDVSQWDWIKKS encoded by the exons ATGCAGCTCCACCTGATTAGAAATTACGCCAGCAGGGTTAGCCGGGATCACTACGCCAGCAGTAGCGTGAAGATCTATCGGCGGGTTAAGCCCCCacaaaaggtaaacaaaccaaaaaagcCGGAGAATGTGAAGGATGGCCAAACCGAATATGCGGAAAATCTGGTCAAGGTGCAGATGATCTCGCGAAACCTGCACGCCCAACTGTTTCCCCAAAGCCCACGTAGCATTTCGGAGCAGCAGGTGTCCTCCGCCCAGGCTTACAAGGAGGAACTGCGCCGGCACGGCGTCGATATCGAAAGCTCTGCTCCTGTTTCGGATGTCCAGTTGAAACTGCCTCCTCTGAGGGGCGCCAATATTGAGGAGCACTTCCACAACATTGCCAAGGAACAAGTGCAGCCGTACGAGGAGCTACTACTTCCCCTGGTCCAGTGCGAGAAGCTACCGAAGCGTCCAAAGCGATGGGCCTTCTTCGCCGGCTGGACAGCTTATGATCCGGTGGATGGAACAGCCACGCCGGTGGATCATCCGCTGGAGAAGGGACTTGTCTTCGATGTGGAGGTGTGCGTCAGCGAAGGGCAGGCCCCAGTTCTGGCCACCGCCGTCAGCACCAAGAGATGGTACTCATGGGTGAGCTCAAAACTTACGAAACACCGCCTAAGTGTGGAGAAGCTGGAGCCTTTAGACGTGGACACGGACTCAGAGCGACCGCACTACACTCCGGACGAACTCATACCACTGGGAACCAGTGGACCTGGTCTGGTGGTGGGTCATAATGTCTCCTACGACAGGGCGCGGCTGAAGGAGCAGTATTTGATCGAGGACACGGGCACTCGGTTCGTGGACACTATGTCGCTGCACATGTGTGTCAGTGGAGTCACCAGCTACCAGCGAGCCATGCTCAAATCCAAGAAGGAACCGGCTGCCGAGGATCTGGGATGGCTGGAGCAGAGCTCTCTTAACAGTTTGGTGGAGGTGCATCGCCTATACTGCGGCGGTGATGCGCTATCCAAGGAGCCCAGGAACATTTTCGTGGAGGGAACTCTGGAGCAGGTGCGTCAGAGCTTTCAGTCGTTGACCAACTACTGCGCCAGCGATGTAGAGGCTACACATCGGATACTCCGAGTCCTGTATCCCTTGTACGCAGACCGTTTTCCGCATCCTGCTTCTCTGGCTGGCATGTTGGAGATGGGATCCGCCTATTTGCCTGTTAACTCCAATTGGGAGCGGTACATACGCGAGGCGCAGCTCACCTACGAGGACCTCAGCATCGAGGCCAAGTACCATTTGGGACGCAGGGCTGAGGAAGCCTGCTCCTTGCTGCTTCACGATCAGTACCGCCAGAATTTGTGGCTCTGGGACGAGGACTGGAGTGTGCAGGAGCTTAAACTAAAGCAGCTCCCCAAGCGCAAGCCTCTGCCCACAGTGGAGCACAAGAGTGCTGGAAAGACACCGGAGGAGCGTCGTCTGCAGGCCAAATTTCAGCACCTCTATGATCAACAAGCACTACTTCCAGCTCGACGGCCATTGCTTCCCGGTTATCCTCTGTGGTATCGCAAACTGTGCCGCAAGCCACCAACCAAAGGGGCAGATGAAATTCTGGAAGACGACGAAGAGCCGTGGTTCCCGGGAGCCAGCGAGATCAGCACCGGCATGCAGATTGCCCCCAAGCTGCTGTCCCTCTGCTGGGAAGGATATCCTCTGCACTACGAGCGAGAGCAAGGCTGGGGCTTTCTGGTTCCATTTCGCAGCGATTCGGAAGGAGTAGATCGACTGCCCATGGATCAACTTCTCGCACGTTGTCCAGTGCCGGAGTTTGCGCGTCAGAGCGCCTCGAAGGCGGAGAGTGATCTGGCATTTGATATGCTGCCCGGCCAGGTGGAGCAGCATTTGGGAAAGCGGGAACACCACAAGAAGTTGTCTCAGAAACAACAACGTCTGGAGACGCAGTACCAAG GCTCTGGAGTGTGGTGCAACAAGGTGCTGGATGACTGCTGCTTCTTTCTTAAGCTCCCCCACAAAAATGGACCCTCCTTTCGGGTGGGCAACCCCTTATCCAAGGACTTTCTCAACAAGTTCTCAGAAAACGTGCTGAGCAGTGGCGATCCGTCTTGTACAGCTGCCGCCCGCGTCATCGACATTGCTCGCATGATGTCCTACTGGCGGAACAATAGGGATCGAATCCTGGGCCAGATGGTGGTCTGGCTGAATCCGCAGCAACTGCCAAATGAACTCACTGGCGAAAATGCCCAGCCAATAGCCTACGGAGCCATTTGTCCCCAAGTTGTAGCTTGTGGCACTTTAACGCGTCGTGCGATGGAACCCACGTGGATGACGGCCTCCAATTCGCGGCCTGATCGACTGGGATCGGAGCTGCGTTCAATGGTGCAGGCTCCGCCGGGTTACAGGCTAGTTGGTGCCGATGTCGACTCGCAGGAGCTGTGGATCGCTTCCGTGCTGGGTGATGCCTACGCCTGCGGGGAGCACGGAGCCACGCCACTCGGTTGGATGACTCTCAGCGGCAGTAAGTCGAATGGCAGCGATATGCACTCCATAACCGCAAAGGCTGTCGGCATTTCACGAGATCACGCCAAAGTCATCAACTACGCCCGGATCTACGGAGCTGGTCAGTTGTTTGCCGAGACACTGCTCCGTCAGTTTAATCCCACAATCAGTGCATCCGAGGCCAAGGCCAAGGCTATGAAAATGTTCTCCATCACAAAGGGCAAGCGCGTGTATCGGTTGAGAGAGGAATTCCATGACGAACTGGAGGACAGGGC CTACAGCAGCTACGAGGCCTCCCGACTGGCCATTCAACGCAACCGCACCCTGGCAGAGGTATTCCATCGTCCCAACTGGCAGGGAGGCACGGAGAGCGCCATGTTCAACCGCCTGGAAGAGATTGCCACGGGGTCAGAGCCTCGAACGCCGTTCCTGGGCGGTCGACTCAGTCGTGCCCTAGAGGCGGATGGTGGACCCGAGCAGGAGCAACGTTTCCTGCCCACCCGCATCAATTGGGTGGTGCAGAGCGGTGCAGTGGACTTTCTTCACCTGATGCTGGTGAGCATGAGATGGCTGATGGGATCGCACGTTCGATTCTGCCTGAGCTTTCATGATGAACTGCGCTATTTGGTCAAGGAGGAGTTGTCGCCCAAAGCGGCGCTGGCCATGCATATCACCAACCTAATGACGCGCTCCTTTTGTGTTTCGCGCATCGGTCTGAAGGATCTGCCCATGTCGGTGGCCTTCTTTTCCTCCGTGGAGGTAGACACTGTGCTGCGCAAGGAGTGCACCATGGACTGCAAGACGCCCTCGAATCCGCATGGCTTGCGCATCGGTTATGGAGTTCAACCAGGTCAGAGCTTGAGCGTAGCGGAGGCCATCGAGAAGGCCGGTGGTAACGATGTCAGTCAGTGGGACTGGATAAAAAAGAGTTAG